The following proteins come from a genomic window of Trifolium pratense cultivar HEN17-A07 linkage group LG4, ARS_RC_1.1, whole genome shotgun sequence:
- the LOC123924813 gene encoding ataxin-3 homolog isoform X2 yields MNQIGMILLVTSAAFVVFERTREWQMMMLPAAGGYVSHNVSLGGNFSIQVIQKALEVWDLQVIPLNSPVAEPAKMDPDLENAYIFHPQDHWYSVRKVNGEWYNFNSYCAAPERLSKSCLAVYLNYWKGPGQSIFVVRGNFPTVFPISSSEDSTGFGKWLSPEDAERINKSFNPEQQTPQGVVESEQHSNQFLSEERINNSCNSVQQAPQEAVVETQQHSSQFLSDEEDEMYSDDDDEDLNVALVASLMDSSPVVTNAEASLHPSDERSQVASSFGGDKENTP; encoded by the exons ATGAATCAAATTGGGATGATATTGTTGGTGACATCAGCggcttttgttgtttttgagaGAACTAG GGAATGGCAAATGATGATGCTCCCCGCTGCCGGTGGTTACGTCTCGCATAATGTATCCCTTGGTGGCAATTTCAGCATCCAG GTTATACAAAAGGCTTTGGAAGTGTGGGACCTACAAGTGATTCCACTTAATTCTCCGGTCGCCGAGCCGGCGAAGATGGATCCTGACCTGGAAAATGCCTACATTTTTCATCCGCAGGATCACTGGTATTCTGTCCGCAAAGTGAATGGAGAGTGGTATAACTTTAACAGTTACTGTGCAGCTCCAGAGCGCCTTTCCAAGTCTTGCCTTGCAGTCTACCTCAACTATTGGAAAGGCCCTGGGCAGAGCATATTCGTGGTGAGAGGAAATTTTCCAACAGTGTTTCCCATCTCTTCATCTGAAGATTCCACTGGTTTTGGGAAGTGGCTTTCACCTGAAGATGCTGAGAGAATAAACAAATCCTTCAATCCAGAACAGCAGACTCCACAAGGAGTTGTTGAAAGTGAACAACATTCCAATCAGTTTCTTTCAGAAGAGAGAATAAACAACTCCTGCAACTCAGTACAGCAGGCTCCACAAGAAGCAGTTGTTGAAACGCAACAACATTCGAGTCAGTTTCTTTCAGACGAGGAAGATGAAATGTATTCAGACGACGACGATGAAGATCTAAATGTGGCTTTAGTAGCTAGTCTGATGGACTCATCCCCAGTCGTAACCAATGCTGAAGCTAGTCTACACCCAAGTGACGAAAGAAGCCAAGTCGCGTCTTCTTTTGGTGGTGATAAAGAGAACACTCCCTGA
- the LOC123924813 gene encoding ataxin-3 homolog isoform X1 encodes MEGANNGGMLYHERQVSNLCALHCINTLLQGPYFSEVELAAHASDLDQREWQMMMLPAAGGYVSHNVSLGGNFSIQVIQKALEVWDLQVIPLNSPVAEPAKMDPDLENAYIFHPQDHWYSVRKVNGEWYNFNSYCAAPERLSKSCLAVYLNYWKGPGQSIFVVRGNFPTVFPISSSEDSTGFGKWLSPEDAERINKSFNPEQQTPQGVVESEQHSNQFLSEERINNSCNSVQQAPQEAVVETQQHSSQFLSDEEDEMYSDDDDEDLNVALVASLMDSSPVVTNAEASLHPSDERSQVASSFGGDKENTP; translated from the exons ATGGAAGGAGCAAACAATGGAGGTATGCTGTATCATGAGAGACAAGTATCCAATCTCTGCGCTCTTCATTGCATTAATACTTTGCTTCAGGGTCCATATTTCTCTGAAGTCGAGTTGGCTGCACATGCTTCTGATCTTGATCAAAGGGAATGGCAAATGATGATGCTCCCCGCTGCCGGTGGTTACGTCTCGCATAATGTATCCCTTGGTGGCAATTTCAGCATCCAG GTTATACAAAAGGCTTTGGAAGTGTGGGACCTACAAGTGATTCCACTTAATTCTCCGGTCGCCGAGCCGGCGAAGATGGATCCTGACCTGGAAAATGCCTACATTTTTCATCCGCAGGATCACTGGTATTCTGTCCGCAAAGTGAATGGAGAGTGGTATAACTTTAACAGTTACTGTGCAGCTCCAGAGCGCCTTTCCAAGTCTTGCCTTGCAGTCTACCTCAACTATTGGAAAGGCCCTGGGCAGAGCATATTCGTGGTGAGAGGAAATTTTCCAACAGTGTTTCCCATCTCTTCATCTGAAGATTCCACTGGTTTTGGGAAGTGGCTTTCACCTGAAGATGCTGAGAGAATAAACAAATCCTTCAATCCAGAACAGCAGACTCCACAAGGAGTTGTTGAAAGTGAACAACATTCCAATCAGTTTCTTTCAGAAGAGAGAATAAACAACTCCTGCAACTCAGTACAGCAGGCTCCACAAGAAGCAGTTGTTGAAACGCAACAACATTCGAGTCAGTTTCTTTCAGACGAGGAAGATGAAATGTATTCAGACGACGACGATGAAGATCTAAATGTGGCTTTAGTAGCTAGTCTGATGGACTCATCCCCAGTCGTAACCAATGCTGAAGCTAGTCTACACCCAAGTGACGAAAGAAGCCAAGTCGCGTCTTCTTTTGGTGGTGATAAAGAGAACACTCCCTGA
- the LOC123924813 gene encoding ataxin-3 homolog isoform X3: protein MMMLPAAGGYVSHNVSLGGNFSIQVIQKALEVWDLQVIPLNSPVAEPAKMDPDLENAYIFHPQDHWYSVRKVNGEWYNFNSYCAAPERLSKSCLAVYLNYWKGPGQSIFVVRGNFPTVFPISSSEDSTGFGKWLSPEDAERINKSFNPEQQTPQGVVESEQHSNQFLSEERINNSCNSVQQAPQEAVVETQQHSSQFLSDEEDEMYSDDDDEDLNVALVASLMDSSPVVTNAEASLHPSDERSQVASSFGGDKENTP from the exons ATGATGATGCTCCCCGCTGCCGGTGGTTACGTCTCGCATAATGTATCCCTTGGTGGCAATTTCAGCATCCAG GTTATACAAAAGGCTTTGGAAGTGTGGGACCTACAAGTGATTCCACTTAATTCTCCGGTCGCCGAGCCGGCGAAGATGGATCCTGACCTGGAAAATGCCTACATTTTTCATCCGCAGGATCACTGGTATTCTGTCCGCAAAGTGAATGGAGAGTGGTATAACTTTAACAGTTACTGTGCAGCTCCAGAGCGCCTTTCCAAGTCTTGCCTTGCAGTCTACCTCAACTATTGGAAAGGCCCTGGGCAGAGCATATTCGTGGTGAGAGGAAATTTTCCAACAGTGTTTCCCATCTCTTCATCTGAAGATTCCACTGGTTTTGGGAAGTGGCTTTCACCTGAAGATGCTGAGAGAATAAACAAATCCTTCAATCCAGAACAGCAGACTCCACAAGGAGTTGTTGAAAGTGAACAACATTCCAATCAGTTTCTTTCAGAAGAGAGAATAAACAACTCCTGCAACTCAGTACAGCAGGCTCCACAAGAAGCAGTTGTTGAAACGCAACAACATTCGAGTCAGTTTCTTTCAGACGAGGAAGATGAAATGTATTCAGACGACGACGATGAAGATCTAAATGTGGCTTTAGTAGCTAGTCTGATGGACTCATCCCCAGTCGTAACCAATGCTGAAGCTAGTCTACACCCAAGTGACGAAAGAAGCCAAGTCGCGTCTTCTTTTGGTGGTGATAAAGAGAACACTCCCTGA